From Longimicrobium sp., one genomic window encodes:
- a CDS encoding DivIVA domain-containing protein, which produces MIDLTPLDVRKKKGDFRRVMRGYDPEAVDNFLDEVVARMEELVRENQANTGKVAQMAEAIADYRERERAMNDALVSAQQLREGMREQAQREADLVLREARSEGERIVSDAKRQVTFALEALRRVQGQRVRFLRLFRALVERQLGEISEEEERTAALGRLDAEVDRAGIDDGEG; this is translated from the coding sequence ATGATCGACCTTACGCCGCTCGACGTCCGCAAGAAGAAGGGCGACTTCCGGCGGGTGATGCGGGGGTACGACCCCGAGGCGGTCGACAACTTCCTGGACGAAGTGGTCGCCCGCATGGAGGAGCTGGTCCGCGAGAACCAGGCGAACACGGGCAAGGTCGCGCAGATGGCCGAGGCCATCGCCGACTACCGCGAGCGCGAGCGGGCCATGAACGACGCCCTGGTCTCGGCCCAGCAGCTGCGCGAGGGGATGCGCGAGCAGGCCCAGCGCGAGGCCGACCTGGTGCTGCGCGAGGCGCGCTCCGAGGGCGAGCGCATCGTCTCCGACGCCAAGCGGCAGGTGACCTTCGCGCTCGAGGCGCTCCGGCGCGTGCAGGGGCAGCGCGTGCGCTTCCTGCGCCTGTTCCGCGCGCTGGTGGAGCGGCAGCTGGGCGAGATCTCGGAGGAAGAGGAGCGCACCGCGGCGCTCGGCCGGCTGGACGCCGAGGTGGACCGCGCCGGCATCGACGACGGGGAGGGGTGA
- a CDS encoding purine-nucleoside phosphorylase, with product MEGDTKPLAERIAETVAAIRARTQATPRVGIILGTGLGGLAERIQVETAIPYADLPNFPLSTVESHTGRLLFGTLGGKAVVAMQGRFHRYEGYTLQQVTFPVRVMRALGVDTLIASNACGGMNPLWTPGDLMLMADHINLLGENPLTGPNDDALGPRFPDMSQPYDAELQQLAREVALELKIPLRTGVYVAVAGPNLETRAEYRMLRMMGADVVGMSTVPEVIVARHGGMRVMGVSIITDACLPDALEEADIATIIATAGRAEPNLTRLVEGVVARM from the coding sequence GTGGAAGGAGACACGAAGCCGCTGGCGGAGCGCATCGCCGAGACCGTCGCCGCCATCCGCGCGCGGACGCAGGCAACGCCGCGCGTGGGAATCATCCTGGGCACCGGGCTGGGCGGGCTGGCGGAGCGCATCCAGGTGGAGACCGCCATCCCCTATGCCGATCTCCCCAATTTCCCGCTCTCCACGGTCGAGTCGCACACCGGGCGGCTGCTCTTCGGCACGCTGGGGGGGAAGGCGGTGGTGGCCATGCAGGGCCGCTTCCACCGCTACGAAGGGTACACGCTGCAGCAGGTGACCTTTCCCGTGCGGGTGATGCGGGCGCTGGGCGTGGACACGCTGATCGCCAGCAACGCGTGCGGGGGGATGAACCCGCTGTGGACGCCCGGCGACCTGATGCTGATGGCCGACCATATCAACCTGCTGGGCGAGAACCCGCTCACCGGGCCGAACGACGACGCGCTGGGGCCGCGCTTCCCCGACATGTCGCAGCCGTACGATGCCGAGCTCCAGCAGCTGGCGCGTGAAGTGGCGCTGGAGCTGAAGATTCCGCTGCGCACGGGCGTCTATGTCGCCGTCGCCGGACCGAACCTGGAGACGCGCGCCGAGTACCGCATGCTGCGGATGATGGGCGCCGACGTGGTGGGGATGAGCACCGTTCCCGAGGTGATCGTGGCCCGGCACGGGGGGATGCGGGTGATGGGCGTGTCGATCATCACCGACGCGTGCCTGCCGGACGCGCTGGAGGAGGCCGACATCGCCACCATCATCGCCACGGCGGGGCGCGCGGAGCCGAACCTGACCCGGCTGGTGGAGGGCGTCGTCGCGCGGATGTAG
- a CDS encoding YggS family pyridoxal phosphate-dependent enzyme: MDALAPPNGLPHPVPGLTFVAMETDGLAARLAEVRERIERARQRAGRTDGVTLVAVTKTHPPAVVQAAIRAGVADVGENRVQELGDKVDAVGRRAVRWHLIGHLQRNKVAKALPLFDLLHSLDSVRLAETLSAEAVKAGVTVRALVEVNSAGEATKGGFPAAGAVDAVGRILELPGIELAGMMTMAPFTDDQAVVRRAFAATRELRDEAARQLPAFRGGELSMGMSNDFEIAVEEGATLVRVGSSIFGERG, encoded by the coding sequence GTGGACGCACTGGCGCCGCCGAACGGCTTGCCGCACCCCGTGCCCGGGCTTACGTTCGTCGCCATGGAAACCGATGGGCTCGCGGCCCGGCTGGCGGAGGTGCGGGAGCGGATCGAGCGGGCGCGGCAGCGCGCGGGACGCACCGACGGGGTGACGCTGGTCGCCGTCACCAAGACGCATCCCCCCGCCGTCGTCCAGGCCGCGATCCGCGCCGGCGTGGCGGACGTGGGCGAGAACCGGGTGCAGGAACTGGGCGACAAGGTGGACGCGGTGGGCCGGCGCGCCGTGCGCTGGCACCTGATCGGCCACCTGCAGCGCAACAAGGTGGCGAAGGCGCTTCCGCTCTTCGACCTGCTGCACTCGCTCGACTCGGTGCGCCTGGCGGAGACCCTCTCCGCCGAGGCGGTGAAGGCGGGCGTCACCGTGCGCGCGCTGGTGGAGGTGAACTCGGCGGGCGAGGCCACGAAGGGCGGCTTCCCGGCGGCCGGGGCGGTGGACGCCGTCGGGCGGATCCTGGAGCTGCCGGGGATCGAGCTGGCGGGGATGATGACGATGGCGCCGTTCACCGACGACCAGGCCGTGGTCCGCCGCGCCTTCGCCGCGACGCGCGAGCTGCGCGACGAGGCCGCGCGGCAGCTGCCCGCCTTCCGCGGCGGGGAGCTTTCGATGGGAATGAGCAACGACTTCGAGATCGCCGTGGAAGAGGGTGCCACCCTGGTCCGCGTCGGCTCCAGCATCTTCGGGGAGCGGGGATGA
- a CDS encoding addiction module protein, protein MGTALHHEMTIPLDQLEAELFRLPREERARLADLLAESVEREIAEWWDAESTRRYEAFLRGEIEAVDAREALARLRAEYTPGTPEYDSRRRERERPHFQTAPEAVKVDGDANPGCGGAVKTIDEVAADVLSRPREERERLAEALIASLRVEPAVEAPWNEEIRRRIHDIDSGKTKLVPGDDVLREAEELLR, encoded by the coding sequence ATGGGAACCGCGCTGCATCACGAGATGACGATCCCGCTCGACCAGCTCGAAGCCGAGCTCTTCCGGCTCCCCCGCGAAGAGCGCGCGCGCCTCGCCGACCTGCTGGCCGAAAGCGTGGAGCGCGAGATCGCCGAGTGGTGGGACGCAGAGTCCACGCGCCGGTACGAGGCTTTTCTCAGGGGCGAGATCGAAGCGGTGGATGCCAGGGAAGCGCTGGCACGGCTCCGTGCGGAATACACTCCGGGCACGCCCGAGTATGATTCCAGGCGCCGCGAGCGGGAACGACCTCACTTCCAGACCGCACCCGAAGCCGTTAAAGTGGATGGAGATGCCAATCCTGGATGCGGAGGAGCGGTGAAGACGATCGACGAAGTTGCGGCGGATGTGCTTTCCCGCCCGAGGGAGGAGCGCGAGCGGCTGGCCGAGGCACTGATCGCCAGCCTGCGCGTGGAACCTGCGGTCGAGGCGCCGTGGAACGAGGAGATCCGCCGCCGGATCCACGACATCGATTCCGGAAAGACGAAGCTGGTTCCGGGTGACGATGTGCTCCGGGAGGCCGAGGAACTGCTCCGGTGA
- a CDS encoding type II toxin-antitoxin system RelE/ParE family toxin, producing the protein MRPLWFDPSAKAEYLGAIARHKAESQARGAAFAEDFRSALDLILEYPRSLAAGPEGVRNKPLRRFPYTVVFRVTEEDAVEIIALAHQSREPRYWRDRL; encoded by the coding sequence GTGAGGCCGCTGTGGTTCGACCCGAGCGCGAAAGCCGAGTATCTCGGCGCGATCGCGCGGCACAAGGCCGAATCGCAGGCGCGGGGAGCTGCCTTCGCGGAGGATTTTCGCTCCGCGCTGGATCTGATCCTCGAATATCCGAGAAGCCTCGCCGCCGGGCCCGAGGGCGTGCGAAACAAGCCGCTCCGCCGTTTCCCGTACACGGTCGTATTCCGCGTCACCGAAGAAGACGCGGTGGAGATCATCGCGCTGGCTCATCAGAGCCGTGAGCCGAGATACTGGCGCGACCGCCTCTGA